Part of the Butyrivibrio fibrisolvens genome, TCTTTTGTTTTTTATATATTATTATTTAGTTAATTTCAAATATGGTTTAAAAACAATTGATTCTAATTCTGACTTTCTTTTTAAAGCAAATGTCTTATCTTTTATGTTTGTTCCACTTACTTTGAATTTTGGTGTCGGTTTTGCTAGGATGCCAATACTAATTGGAGTTATAAACTACATATGGATTGTGAATAAGATATCGCTGATTAAAGGGCAGAAGAAAAGAATTGTTGCGTATATTCCGATGTTACTAATATTGTCATTTATATTAGCAGCAAATCTAAAGAATCAAGAGTTTTGGGAATTAGTAATTAAACCATCATTTGAGAATAATGAACTTATTAAATTTATAATGGAGTGATATTAGATAAATGGGAAACAAATATAAATATCTTGGAAAAAACATTTTTTTATTTGCATTAGGTGGATTTGTTCCCAAAATTCTATCTTTTTATTAGTCCCGTATTATACAGGTATACTATCAACTGAAGAATATGGTGTTGCTGATCTTTTATTGACAACAGTGTCTATTTTAGTTCCAATCTTTACACTAGATATTCAAGATGCAGTTATGAGATTTACGATGGATTTTCATTATGAAAAAAAATCAGTTCTATCAGCTTCCTTAAAAATTATATTTTTTGGAACAATTTTATTAGTAATATTTTCAATAGCATTTTGGTCCACTGGCATTTTGAGCCTTAAAATTGACTTGCTCATTTTTTTAATTATATTATTTATGGAAACTGCCTTTTTGAATGTTTGTTCTTTCTTTTGTCGCGCTATTGATAAAGTTAGAACAATGACCATATCTAGTATCGTAAATGCACTGGTATTTCTGGGTTCAAATATATTATTTCTTTCAGTATTCAAAAAGGGATTAAATGGATATCTGCTTTCATACGTGATTGGATATGCTGCACTAATATTATATGTGTTCTTTTCAGCAAAATTATATAAATACATTTGTATAGTAGATGACAAATTTAAAAAAACTATAAGAGGAATGTTAAAGTTTTGTTTTCCGTTGGTTTTTAGTGTATTAGCATGGTCAATTAATACAGCATTGGATAGATATATATTGACTTGGATAGTGGGAGTATCTGCAAGTGGTTTATTTGCAATATCTTATAAAATACCGAATTTGCTTTCAACATTTCAAAATGTTTTTTCCCAAGCATGGTCTATTTCTGCTATAAAAGAATTTGATCCTGACGATAAAGATGGTTTCATGAGCGAGATGTACACAATGATGCTTTTTGCCATGTCAGTAACTTGTTCTGTTATTATGGCATTTAATGTTACTTTTTCTAAAATCCTTTATTCTAACGATTTTTTTAATGCTTGGAAATATGTTCCGCCCCTTCTATTTGCAGTAGTGCTAAATGCTATGTCTATGTTTATGGGAAGTATTTATACTGCAGTAAAAGATTCTAAATCATTGTCTATTTCAACGCTGCTAGGGGTTTTTATTAATATTATTTTAAACGTCGTATTAATTTTTTTATACGGAACGTATGGAGCTGCTATTGCTACTGTAATTGGTAATTTTGTAACTTTTTTTTATAGGAAAGTATTTCTTAGAAAGCATATTAAGTTAAAAATAAATGCTTTTCGAGAATTCATGGTTTATTTTGCACTAACTATAGAGATGCTACTTGGTATATGGGGAAATGATTATATTATAATACAATTTACTGCTATTATACTTATTTTAATAATACTTAGAAAAGAAATGATAAAAACTTTTGGATTTATGAAGCAGAAAATATATAAGGTACGCAAATGAAAGATATGGTGACAATAAAATGAATAAAATAAATACACTTACATCATTAAGGTTTTTCATGATTATTACTATTTTTTTGTATCATTTCGAGTTTATGGGTGTTGGTGTAAGAAACTTTTATGATTTGCATCTTCATAATGCTGGAATGGGTGTGGATTATTTCTTTATTTTATCCGGGTTTGGGCTTACATATTCATACATTGGAAGATGTAAGGAAGTTAGTAAGGATGTTTACTCAATAGTTGGGGCATATAAATTTGCCAAAAAAAGGACCAAGAACATATGGAGATGGTATATTATTTCATTAATAATTATGATTGGCCCCAGTCTTGCTCTATCAGAGATTGATCCTATATATAAAAGAGTTGTTGTAAAAATGACACAATTTATAACTGCGCTCACACTTCTTCAATCGGGTACAGGCATTTCAAAGATTAGTCATGCGATTAATCCTGTTTGCTGGTTTTTGTCTTGCATATTTATTTTATACATGATATATCCTTGGATAAAGAAAACTAATGATTTCATTATACTAAATAGAAAGAAAGACATTGTTCTTTTTCTGATTGCTGATTATATCATCTATTACTTATTTCATCTAATTTTTTCGTTTTTAGAAAGAACGCAAGGCATTTTTGATGATATTTCATATGGTTCTCCTTATATAAGAATTTTCCAGTTTGTTGCAGGTGTTTTGTTATGCGATTTTGTTTATATCAATAAAAATAAATCATCATGTGATAAAAAGATCGCATCTATCCTTGAAGTTGTTGTTTTATCGGCGTTCATGCTTTGGTTTTTTTATAGAAATGCTTTATTTTATGGTGAATATGAGTCTGAAAAAAGTTTACTAGATTTTATTATAGCATCAACAATTGTATTAGTTTTTTCTTACGAACAGGGATTTATATCTGATTTTTTTACGACAAGATTATTTGTATATCTTGGGAATATATCTATGTATGTATTTTTATTTCATTTTCCTATCATTAGATCAATGGAGATTATTTTGGATTTATTAAAAATCAGCATTCCTAATTTAATATTCGTTTTTATTTCTGCGATTATTACTATGATTGTTTCTTTTCTAGCTAATTTGTTAACCTCATGTAAGTGTCAAAACGTGTCCTGAACAACTAGAAATTATTTAATAGTTTTCGGTGGCGCTATACTGGAGATAATGGAAGATCCCTCATAATTCAATAGTCCCAATAATAGCGAAATGTTGACTGGATGCGGAAGAATTTGTAGCAGTAATGAAGTAATGGTAATTAGAGTGAAGCGTAGGGATTATGATAGTCTACTCATTTTTGAAACAACTACATTTAGTGTGAGAATTAATGAACAAGAGAAAAACATTTCAGATTTCGCAATAGGAAACCTTAGTAACTTATAGAAGAGTTAAGACAAATCGTGGAGCAGGAGGTGCTGACGGTGTAGACTTTAAGAAATATGAGACTAACTAAAAAGATAATTTTTCAATCTATGGAATCGTCTATCAACTAGTACATTTTTTTACCAAGCGTTTAGAGGAGTTGAGATTTCAAAGATAAACGGCAAGAATAAGCTATTTGTTATTCCGACTATTGAAGAACGGTGTGCCTAGATGGATGTTAGAAATATATTAGAAATATATTAGAGGCCAAGCTAGAAGCCTTTCACGTACGGTTCCGTGAAAGGCTTGGGGTAAAAATCCCTTACTTACTTGATTGTTTTGCCTATTATTGAGCCGGTTTATACTGTAATCTTCTACAGTGGTAATGTTGCCTAAAAATGATAAAACTGGTTGGAATATTATTGGCGTGTTATTCAACTTGAAACAAATATAAGGATATAGAAAGGAAAAAGAATGAGAACTTACCTTGTAACTGGCGGTGCCGGATTCATTGGCTCCAATTATATTAACTATATGTTTAAAAAGTACGACAACGAGATCAGAATAATTAATGTTGATGTACTGACTTACGCAGGCAATCTTGAGAATCTTCGCTATGTTGAGAACCGCGATAATTACACATTTATCAAGGCTGATATCTGTGACAGAGATGCAATCAACAAGATTTTTGAAGAGAATGATATCGACAGAGTAGTTCATTTTGCGGCTGAGAGCCATGTGGACAGATCTATCGTAAATCCTGAGGTTTTTGTTCAGACCAACGTTCTTGGAACAGCTACAATGCT contains:
- a CDS encoding polysaccharide biosynthesis C-terminal domain-containing protein, with product MFLLVPYYTGILSTEEYGVADLLLTTVSILVPIFTLDIQDAVMRFTMDFHYEKKSVLSASLKIIFFGTILLVIFSIAFWSTGILSLKIDLLIFLIILFMETAFLNVCSFFCRAIDKVRTMTISSIVNALVFLGSNILFLSVFKKGLNGYLLSYVIGYAALILYVFFSAKLYKYICIVDDKFKKTIRGMLKFCFPLVFSVLAWSINTALDRYILTWIVGVSASGLFAISYKIPNLLSTFQNVFSQAWSISAIKEFDPDDKDGFMSEMYTMMLFAMSVTCSVIMAFNVTFSKILYSNDFFNAWKYVPPLLFAVVLNAMSMFMGSIYTAVKDSKSLSISTLLGVFINIILNVVLIFLYGTYGAAIATVIGNFVTFFYRKVFLRKHIKLKINAFREFMVYFALTIEMLLGIWGNDYIIIQFTAIILILIILRKEMIKTFGFMKQKIYKVRK
- a CDS encoding EpsG family protein codes for the protein MYALCILGASTIHFNSIYFATYLLLFAIRKKISKKTECIFVGILSVLLGVGTGTGFFYNVISMFLGTTKTSIIENSTGASGQFGRVATCLAYILLFFIYYYLVNFKYGLKTIDSNSDFLFKANVLSFMFVPLTLNFGVGFARMPILIGVINYIWIVNKISLIKGQKKRIVAYIPMLLILSFILAANLKNQEFWELVIKPSFENNELIKFIME
- a CDS encoding acyltransferase family protein, with protein sequence MNKINTLTSLRFFMIITIFLYHFEFMGVGVRNFYDLHLHNAGMGVDYFFILSGFGLTYSYIGRCKEVSKDVYSIVGAYKFAKKRTKNIWRWYIISLIIMIGPSLALSEIDPIYKRVVVKMTQFITALTLLQSGTGISKISHAINPVCWFLSCIFILYMIYPWIKKTNDFIILNRKKDIVLFLIADYIIYYLFHLIFSFLERTQGIFDDISYGSPYIRIFQFVAGVLLCDFVYINKNKSSCDKKIASILEVVVLSAFMLWFFYRNALFYGEYESEKSLLDFIIASTIVLVFSYEQGFISDFFTTRLFVYLGNISMYVFLFHFPIIRSMEIILDLLKISIPNLIFVFISAIITMIVSFLANLLTSCKCQNVS